Within Desulfobacter sp., the genomic segment GGATGTGGTTGTCACCAACATCGAAACTTTAGGGGGGATCATCGAGCTTGATTCCACCCCCGGCCAGGGCACGGATATACAGATCAAGCTTCCTCTGACCTTGGCCATTATTCCAAGCCAGATCACATCGGTGGGCAATGAACGCTACGCCCTGCCCCAGGTCAACCTCAACGAACTGCTGAGGATTCCGGCCAGCCAGGTAAAGGAAAAAATAGAAAAAGTCGGTGATGCCGCCGTGGTCAGGCTCAGGGGAGAGCTTCTGCCCCTGCTGAACCTCTCTGAAATGCTGGGCATTGAAAGAACCTACACCGATCCCAACGATGATACGGAACGGCCGGACAGAAGAAAAAACATTGCCGACCGGCGCTCTAAAACCCATCTTACAGGTGACGCCGCTTCTGAAGATGGCGGAGAAGAGGTCGTTCAGCGGACGGGGGAAGACAGAAGATACCACGCCTCATCCGCCATGAACATCGCCGTGGTTTCCGCCGGCGCGTACAAGTACGGACTGGTGGTGGATCAACTCCACGACTCCGAAGAAATCGTTGTCAAACCGGTGGGGCGCCACCTGAAAAAATGCACGGCCTATGCCGGTGCAACCATCATGGGTGACGGCAAGGTTGCCCTGATTCTGGATATTTCCAACCTGGCCCAGATGGCCGAACTTTCCACCGTGGCCGAAGCCGGGCAGATGGCCAAGGCTGCTGAAGAGGAGGCCGCTGCCAATGCTGACAAGGTCGCACTGCTCACATTTAAAAACGGTGAAAGCGAACATTTTGCGGCCCCATTGAGCATAGTTGAACGGATCGAGCGGATCCAGACCTCAGCCATAGAACAGATCGGAGACCGCAAAGTCGTCCAATACAGGGGCGGCTCCCTGCCGCTCTATGAACTTTCCCAGGTGGCCGAGGTCGAGGCCCTCCCGGAAAAAGAACAGCAGGAAGTCATTGTATTCAAGGTCAAGGACAAAGAATTGGGTCTCATGGTCACTCCGCCTGTTGACGCCCTGGAAGTCCGCCTTGACATTGATACCAGCACCCTGAAACAGACCGCTGTCAGCGGCTCCATGATCATTAATGAACACACCACCCTGCTGGTGGATATTTTCGAACTGGTCAAAGCCCTGAATCCGGACTGGTTTGTCGATGATGTAAAGGCTGCAGCAGATATGGCTGAAGAGGGGGAAAAAATCATCCTTTTTGCAGAGGATTCTGCATTTTTCAGAAACCAGGTCAAAAAATTTATGGAGGATGACGGATTCAAGGTAATTGAAGCCGAAGACGGGCTCATCGCCTGGGAGCTGCTCAAGGAACGGGTGGATGAAATCGACCTTGTGGTCACTGACCTTGAAATGCCCAATATGGACGGTTTTGAACTGACCAAACGGCTGAAGTCAGATCCCAAGTACTCCCACCTCGGGGTGATTGCACTGACCTCACTCGCCAGCGAAGCACATATTGAGAAGGGGCGTGCCGTAGGTATAGATGAATACGAAATCAAGCTGGACCGTGAAAAACTGATGACCATCATCAAAAAATATTTGAATCTTTAATGCCTGAAGGGCATCCGCTTTAGGAGAGGAAAATGGACCAAACTGCGATTGACAGCACATCAAATGATCTTGAGTTTTCCACTTTTTACGTGGGAGGGGCATTGTGCGGGATTAATATACTCAATATCCAGGAAATCAATAAGCACTTTGAAATCACCAAGGTTCCCCAGGCCGCAGATTATATTAAGGGTATACTTAACCTGAGGGGGCGCATCGTCACCATCATTGACCTGGGCAAAAAACTGGGTCTGGACCCGGCAACCCAGGACAAAGACAACCGGAACATCATCGTCAATTCAGAAGATGAACACATCGGCCTCCTTGTTGACGCCATCTCAGATGTGGTGCTGGCCCAGAAAGACGACATTGAGCCCGCGCCTTCCAACATCGGCGGGGTGAAAGGCAAATATTTTCAGGGTGTGCTGAAAACTGAAAATCAACTTATT encodes:
- a CDS encoding purine-binding chemotaxis protein CheW; translation: MDQTAIDSTSNDLEFSTFYVGGALCGINILNIQEINKHFEITKVPQAADYIKGILNLRGRIVTIIDLGKKLGLDPATQDKDNRNIIVNSEDEHIGLLVDAISDVVLAQKDDIEPAPSNIGGVKGKYFQGVLKTENQLIGILDIDEVLKE